Proteins found in one Hevea brasiliensis isolate MT/VB/25A 57/8 chromosome 18, ASM3005281v1, whole genome shotgun sequence genomic segment:
- the LOC131175996 gene encoding probable E3 ubiquitin-protein ligase ARI1 isoform X3, translating into MEDYGGSDDECYYSDDRESLNGLENEDSDLHWVPSKGPTTRIITKESLLAAQREDLRRVMELLSLREHHARTLLIHYRWDVERLFAVFVEKGKSCLLTEAGVTVVEQLDIDSPLTSSSTITCDMCIEDVSGNKATRMDCGHCFCNDCWTEHFIVKINEGQSRRIRCMAHKCNAICDEAVVRSLVSKKHPDLAEKFDRFLLESYIEDNKMVKWCPSTPHCGNAIRIEEDECCEVECSCSLQFCFSCLSEAHSPCSCLMWELWSKKCRDESETVNWITVHTMRCPKCHKPIEKNGGCNLVSCICGQSFCWLCGGAIGRDHTWSRIFGHSCGRHKEDRERKTERAKQDRYLYMYYHNRYKAHTDSFKETILEKVSISEERESRLRDFSWVTNGLYRLFRSRRVLSYSYPFAFYMFGEELFKDEMTMEEREIKQNLFEDQQQQLESNVERLSEFLEEPFEQYTDDKVMEIRMRVINQCTITDNLCKKMYECIESDLLGSLQLGTHNIAPYKSKGIEKASELSCWSNKVNATDKCLPSDGNASGGISQHDRPSGSRSSADGGCSSQKRVRKEGGGF; encoded by the exons ATGGAGGATTATGGAGGGAGTGACGATGAGTGCTATTACTCTGATGATCGAGAATCGCTCAACGGTCTTGAGAATGAGGACTCCGATCTTCATTGGGTCCCTTCTAAGGGTCCCACTACCAGG ATAATCACAAAGGAATCCCTTTTGGCTGCACAG AGGGAAGATTTGCGCAGAGTAATGGAACTGCTATCACTGAGGGAACACCATGCAAGGACCTTATTGATACATTACCGTTGGGATGTTGAAAGGCTATTTGCTGTGTTTGTAGAGAAGGGGAAATCATGCTTGTTGACTGAAGCAGGTGTTACTGTGGTTGAGCAACTAGATATTGATTCACCCCTCACTTCGTCTTCTACGATAACGTGTGATATGTGCATAGAGGATGTATCTGGCAATAAGGCGACAAGAATGGACTGTGGCCATTGTTTTTGCAATGATT GTTGGACAGAGCACTTCATTGTGAAAATCAATGAGGGTCAGAGTAGGCGCATCCGGTGCATGGCGCACAAATGTAATGCTATCTGTGATGAAGCTGTTGTCAGAAGTCTAGTCAGTAAAAAGCATCCTGATTTGGCAGAGAAATTTGATCGTTTTCTTCTTGAATCATACATCGAGGACAACAAAATGGTTAAATGGTGCCCAAGCACTCCTCACTGTGGGAATGCTATacgaattgaagaagatgaatgtTGTGAGGTAGAATGTTCATGTAGTTTACAATTTTGTTTTAGTTGCTTGTCAGAAGCACACTCTCCTTGTTCATGTTTGATGTGGGAGCTTTGGAGCAAGAAATGTCGCGATGAATCTGAAACAGTTAATTGGATCACAGTTCATACAATGCGTTGTCCTAAGTGTCACAAACCCATTGAGAAGAATGGTGGCTGCAACCTTGTGAGCTGTATATGTGGTCAATCGTTTTG TTGGCTGTGTGGTGGAGCAATTGGGAGAGATCATACATGGTCTAGAATATTTGGTCACAGTTGTGGTCGCCATAAAGAAGACCGAGAGAGAAAAACAGAACGCGCAAAACAGGATCGCTATCTATATATGTACTATCATAACCGTTATAAGGCTCACACGGATTCCTTTAAGGAGACAATCTTGGAGAAAGTGTCAATATCAGAAGAGAGAGAATCAAGACTTAGAGATTTCAGCTGGGTAACTAATGGACTATACAGACTTTTCAGATCAAGACGGGTTCTTTCATATTCATACCCGTTTGCGTTTTATATGTTCGGCGAAGAGCTTTTTAAGGATGAGATGACAATGGAGGAAAGGGAAATTAAACAGAATTTATTTGAGGATCAGCAACAGCAGCTTGAGTCAAATGTTGAAAGACTCTCTGAGTTCCTGGAGGAGCCCTTTGAGCAGTATACTGATGATAAAGTCATGGAAATAAGGATGCGAGTCATCAATCAATGTACAATCACTGATAATCTGTGTAAGAAAAT GTATGAGTGCATAGAAAGTGATTTATTGGGTTCTCTTCAACTAGGTACCCACAACATAGCTCCCTACAAGTCAAAGGGCATTGAGAAGGCGTCAGAACTATCTTGTTGGAGCAACAAAGTCAATGCTACTGATAAATGCCTACCATCAGATGGCAATGCTAGCG
- the LOC131175996 gene encoding probable E3 ubiquitin-protein ligase ARI1 isoform X1 gives MEGVTMSAITLMIENRSTVLRMRTPIFIGSLLRVPLPGGYLIWKSDHIFRFSLGLLQIITKESLLAAQREDLRRVMELLSLREHHARTLLIHYRWDVERLFAVFVEKGKSCLLTEAGVTVVEQLDIDSPLTSSSTITCDMCIEDVSGNKATRMDCGHCFCNDCWTEHFIVKINEGQSRRIRCMAHKCNAICDEAVVRSLVSKKHPDLAEKFDRFLLESYIEDNKMVKWCPSTPHCGNAIRIEEDECCEVECSCSLQFCFSCLSEAHSPCSCLMWELWSKKCRDESETVNWITVHTMRCPKCHKPIEKNGGCNLVSCICGQSFCWLCGGAIGRDHTWSRIFGHSCGRHKEDRERKTERAKQDRYLYMYYHNRYKAHTDSFKETILEKVSISEERESRLRDFSWVTNGLYRLFRSRRVLSYSYPFAFYMFGEELFKDEMTMEEREIKQNLFEDQQQQLESNVERLSEFLEEPFEQYTDDKVMEIRMRVINQCTITDNLCKKMYECIESDLLGSLQLGTHNIAPYKSKGIEKASELSCWSNKVNATDKCLPSDGNASGGISQHDRPSGSRSSADGGCSSQKRVRKEGGGF, from the exons ATGGAGGGAGTGACGATGAGTGCTATTACTCTGATGATCGAGAATCGCTCAACGGTCTTGAGAATGAGGACTCCGATCTTCATTGGGTCCCTTCTAAGGGTCCCACTACCAGG TGGATACTTGATTTGGAAAAGTGATCACATTTTTAGGTTCTCACTTGGCCTTTTGCAGATAATCACAAAGGAATCCCTTTTGGCTGCACAG AGGGAAGATTTGCGCAGAGTAATGGAACTGCTATCACTGAGGGAACACCATGCAAGGACCTTATTGATACATTACCGTTGGGATGTTGAAAGGCTATTTGCTGTGTTTGTAGAGAAGGGGAAATCATGCTTGTTGACTGAAGCAGGTGTTACTGTGGTTGAGCAACTAGATATTGATTCACCCCTCACTTCGTCTTCTACGATAACGTGTGATATGTGCATAGAGGATGTATCTGGCAATAAGGCGACAAGAATGGACTGTGGCCATTGTTTTTGCAATGATT GTTGGACAGAGCACTTCATTGTGAAAATCAATGAGGGTCAGAGTAGGCGCATCCGGTGCATGGCGCACAAATGTAATGCTATCTGTGATGAAGCTGTTGTCAGAAGTCTAGTCAGTAAAAAGCATCCTGATTTGGCAGAGAAATTTGATCGTTTTCTTCTTGAATCATACATCGAGGACAACAAAATGGTTAAATGGTGCCCAAGCACTCCTCACTGTGGGAATGCTATacgaattgaagaagatgaatgtTGTGAGGTAGAATGTTCATGTAGTTTACAATTTTGTTTTAGTTGCTTGTCAGAAGCACACTCTCCTTGTTCATGTTTGATGTGGGAGCTTTGGAGCAAGAAATGTCGCGATGAATCTGAAACAGTTAATTGGATCACAGTTCATACAATGCGTTGTCCTAAGTGTCACAAACCCATTGAGAAGAATGGTGGCTGCAACCTTGTGAGCTGTATATGTGGTCAATCGTTTTG TTGGCTGTGTGGTGGAGCAATTGGGAGAGATCATACATGGTCTAGAATATTTGGTCACAGTTGTGGTCGCCATAAAGAAGACCGAGAGAGAAAAACAGAACGCGCAAAACAGGATCGCTATCTATATATGTACTATCATAACCGTTATAAGGCTCACACGGATTCCTTTAAGGAGACAATCTTGGAGAAAGTGTCAATATCAGAAGAGAGAGAATCAAGACTTAGAGATTTCAGCTGGGTAACTAATGGACTATACAGACTTTTCAGATCAAGACGGGTTCTTTCATATTCATACCCGTTTGCGTTTTATATGTTCGGCGAAGAGCTTTTTAAGGATGAGATGACAATGGAGGAAAGGGAAATTAAACAGAATTTATTTGAGGATCAGCAACAGCAGCTTGAGTCAAATGTTGAAAGACTCTCTGAGTTCCTGGAGGAGCCCTTTGAGCAGTATACTGATGATAAAGTCATGGAAATAAGGATGCGAGTCATCAATCAATGTACAATCACTGATAATCTGTGTAAGAAAAT GTATGAGTGCATAGAAAGTGATTTATTGGGTTCTCTTCAACTAGGTACCCACAACATAGCTCCCTACAAGTCAAAGGGCATTGAGAAGGCGTCAGAACTATCTTGTTGGAGCAACAAAGTCAATGCTACTGATAAATGCCTACCATCAGATGGCAATGCTAGCG
- the LOC131175996 gene encoding probable E3 ubiquitin-protein ligase ARI1 isoform X2 yields the protein MEGVTMSAITLMIENRSTVLRMRTPIFIGSLLRVPLPGFSLGLLQIITKESLLAAQREDLRRVMELLSLREHHARTLLIHYRWDVERLFAVFVEKGKSCLLTEAGVTVVEQLDIDSPLTSSSTITCDMCIEDVSGNKATRMDCGHCFCNDCWTEHFIVKINEGQSRRIRCMAHKCNAICDEAVVRSLVSKKHPDLAEKFDRFLLESYIEDNKMVKWCPSTPHCGNAIRIEEDECCEVECSCSLQFCFSCLSEAHSPCSCLMWELWSKKCRDESETVNWITVHTMRCPKCHKPIEKNGGCNLVSCICGQSFCWLCGGAIGRDHTWSRIFGHSCGRHKEDRERKTERAKQDRYLYMYYHNRYKAHTDSFKETILEKVSISEERESRLRDFSWVTNGLYRLFRSRRVLSYSYPFAFYMFGEELFKDEMTMEEREIKQNLFEDQQQQLESNVERLSEFLEEPFEQYTDDKVMEIRMRVINQCTITDNLCKKMYECIESDLLGSLQLGTHNIAPYKSKGIEKASELSCWSNKVNATDKCLPSDGNASGGISQHDRPSGSRSSADGGCSSQKRVRKEGGGF from the exons ATGGAGGGAGTGACGATGAGTGCTATTACTCTGATGATCGAGAATCGCTCAACGGTCTTGAGAATGAGGACTCCGATCTTCATTGGGTCCCTTCTAAGGGTCCCACTACCAGG GTTCTCACTTGGCCTTTTGCAGATAATCACAAAGGAATCCCTTTTGGCTGCACAG AGGGAAGATTTGCGCAGAGTAATGGAACTGCTATCACTGAGGGAACACCATGCAAGGACCTTATTGATACATTACCGTTGGGATGTTGAAAGGCTATTTGCTGTGTTTGTAGAGAAGGGGAAATCATGCTTGTTGACTGAAGCAGGTGTTACTGTGGTTGAGCAACTAGATATTGATTCACCCCTCACTTCGTCTTCTACGATAACGTGTGATATGTGCATAGAGGATGTATCTGGCAATAAGGCGACAAGAATGGACTGTGGCCATTGTTTTTGCAATGATT GTTGGACAGAGCACTTCATTGTGAAAATCAATGAGGGTCAGAGTAGGCGCATCCGGTGCATGGCGCACAAATGTAATGCTATCTGTGATGAAGCTGTTGTCAGAAGTCTAGTCAGTAAAAAGCATCCTGATTTGGCAGAGAAATTTGATCGTTTTCTTCTTGAATCATACATCGAGGACAACAAAATGGTTAAATGGTGCCCAAGCACTCCTCACTGTGGGAATGCTATacgaattgaagaagatgaatgtTGTGAGGTAGAATGTTCATGTAGTTTACAATTTTGTTTTAGTTGCTTGTCAGAAGCACACTCTCCTTGTTCATGTTTGATGTGGGAGCTTTGGAGCAAGAAATGTCGCGATGAATCTGAAACAGTTAATTGGATCACAGTTCATACAATGCGTTGTCCTAAGTGTCACAAACCCATTGAGAAGAATGGTGGCTGCAACCTTGTGAGCTGTATATGTGGTCAATCGTTTTG TTGGCTGTGTGGTGGAGCAATTGGGAGAGATCATACATGGTCTAGAATATTTGGTCACAGTTGTGGTCGCCATAAAGAAGACCGAGAGAGAAAAACAGAACGCGCAAAACAGGATCGCTATCTATATATGTACTATCATAACCGTTATAAGGCTCACACGGATTCCTTTAAGGAGACAATCTTGGAGAAAGTGTCAATATCAGAAGAGAGAGAATCAAGACTTAGAGATTTCAGCTGGGTAACTAATGGACTATACAGACTTTTCAGATCAAGACGGGTTCTTTCATATTCATACCCGTTTGCGTTTTATATGTTCGGCGAAGAGCTTTTTAAGGATGAGATGACAATGGAGGAAAGGGAAATTAAACAGAATTTATTTGAGGATCAGCAACAGCAGCTTGAGTCAAATGTTGAAAGACTCTCTGAGTTCCTGGAGGAGCCCTTTGAGCAGTATACTGATGATAAAGTCATGGAAATAAGGATGCGAGTCATCAATCAATGTACAATCACTGATAATCTGTGTAAGAAAAT GTATGAGTGCATAGAAAGTGATTTATTGGGTTCTCTTCAACTAGGTACCCACAACATAGCTCCCTACAAGTCAAAGGGCATTGAGAAGGCGTCAGAACTATCTTGTTGGAGCAACAAAGTCAATGCTACTGATAAATGCCTACCATCAGATGGCAATGCTAGCG